The Haladaptatus cibarius D43 genome window below encodes:
- a CDS encoding helix-turn-helix transcriptional regulator, with protein sequence MSKEGATPDELIATVTKRASFLAVLSSGAMEKRALRDELGVSRSTVYKAVRELKEYDLVERTNDGLGLTLAGRILESEYDTFRQRTEDVCRTRHLLLTLPANCTIPTALIEDAETILPERHAPNHPIQYFERMVSDADCVWGLSPVALPQYVDLFYERSVSDEMGAELVLEQPVVEYLVTDYSDELREALEIGNLSVWETEKTLPFGLIVAEGTNNEHDGVCVVVYNERGELRGLLTNDTRNAIEWGQETFEQFRDDATLVGGK encoded by the coding sequence ATGAGCAAGGAGGGAGCAACCCCGGACGAACTGATAGCGACGGTGACGAAGCGGGCATCGTTTCTCGCGGTGCTCTCGTCCGGGGCGATGGAAAAGCGTGCGCTCCGGGACGAACTGGGCGTCTCCCGTTCAACAGTGTACAAAGCAGTTCGAGAACTGAAAGAGTACGACCTCGTCGAGCGGACGAATGACGGCCTCGGACTGACGCTTGCCGGTCGAATTCTCGAATCAGAGTACGACACGTTCCGACAGCGTACCGAGGATGTCTGTCGTACCCGGCACTTGCTTTTGACGCTCCCTGCGAACTGCACCATTCCAACTGCTCTCATCGAAGACGCAGAAACCATCCTTCCAGAGCGTCACGCACCGAATCATCCGATTCAGTATTTCGAGCGGATGGTTTCCGACGCCGACTGTGTGTGGGGACTCTCCCCCGTTGCTCTCCCGCAGTACGTAGATTTGTTTTACGAACGCTCCGTTTCTGACGAGATGGGAGCGGAATTGGTACTCGAACAACCCGTAGTCGAGTATCTCGTTACCGACTACAGTGACGAACTCCGTGAAGCGTTGGAAATCGGTAACTTGTCCGTTTGGGAAACGGAGAAGACGCTCCCGTTCGGCCTCATCGTCGCGGAAGGCACCAACAACGAACACGATGGCGTCTGCGTCGTCGTGTACAACGAACGAGGTGAACTTCGCGGACTCCTCACCAACGACACAAGAAACGCAATTGAATGGGGGCAGGAGACGTTCGAGCAGTTCCGAGATGACGCAACTCTCGTCGGCGGAAAGTGA
- a CDS encoding DUF7344 domain-containing protein yields MNDNRFVLSDTDGALSSTPSAVFEALHHPLRREVVRYLTEHECPISLTELVESMFVSEMASGDDRRRTGIDLHHNHLPKLMDYGFIVYDTETNIIERTCDISALEQSLSLASRHS; encoded by the coding sequence ATGAACGACAACAGATTCGTGCTATCGGACACGGACGGCGCGCTGTCATCCACTCCTTCCGCCGTGTTCGAAGCCCTCCACCATCCCCTCCGTAGAGAAGTCGTCCGCTATCTCACAGAACACGAGTGCCCCATCTCGCTCACCGAACTAGTTGAGTCGATGTTTGTCAGCGAAATGGCATCGGGCGACGACAGACGACGAACCGGTATCGACCTCCATCACAACCACCTCCCGAAGCTGATGGATTACGGATTTATCGTCTACGACACGGAGACGAACATCATCGAACGAACGTGCGACATCTCCGCGCTCGAACAATCGCTTTCTCTCGCCAGTCGCCACTCGTAG
- a CDS encoding MBL fold metallo-hydrolase has protein sequence MAIHSDWGDWLPRAVEDATPEGVAVWYLGCNGFICKGNSGTTVFVDPYLGTGDPPRTVRMVPIPFDPEDVTEADAVLATHEHTDHVHGPSQAPILESTGATFYAPDDSLAVARDDENWADNWDVSSDQFAEVEEGDSFDIGEFTVHVEPANDPDATHPVSYVIEHEAGTFFHGGDTKPGDELEPIGENYDIDLGVLAFGSVGQISDKQTRDPKRTKWYSDENQTVEAANALQLDTLLPSHWDMWKGLTADPTALYEHGRSYDYPKSLEIVEIGDRIDL, from the coding sequence ATGGCAATTCACAGCGACTGGGGAGACTGGCTTCCGCGCGCGGTCGAAGACGCGACACCCGAGGGCGTTGCCGTCTGGTATCTCGGCTGTAACGGCTTCATCTGCAAAGGAAACAGCGGAACGACGGTGTTCGTAGACCCGTACCTCGGAACTGGCGACCCGCCGCGAACCGTCCGAATGGTTCCGATTCCGTTCGACCCGGAAGACGTGACCGAGGCCGACGCAGTTCTTGCGACGCACGAACACACCGACCACGTCCACGGGCCAAGTCAAGCCCCGATTCTCGAATCGACCGGTGCGACGTTCTACGCGCCGGACGACAGCCTCGCCGTCGCGCGCGATGACGAAAACTGGGCAGACAACTGGGACGTTTCGTCCGACCAGTTCGCGGAAGTCGAAGAGGGCGACAGTTTCGACATCGGCGAGTTTACGGTTCACGTCGAACCAGCGAACGACCCGGATGCGACCCATCCCGTTTCCTACGTCATCGAGCACGAGGCAGGAACGTTCTTCCACGGTGGGGACACGAAACCGGGCGACGAACTCGAACCAATCGGCGAGAACTACGACATCGACCTCGGTGTCCTCGCCTTCGGTTCCGTCGGCCAAATTTCGGACAAACAGACCCGCGACCCCAAACGGACGAAATGGTACAGCGACGAGAACCAGACCGTCGAGGCCGCGAACGCCCTCCAACTCGACACCCTGCTTCCAAGTCACTGGGACATGTGGAAGGGACTGACCGCAGACCCGACCGCACTGTACGAACACGGGCGGAGTTACGACTATCCAAAGTCGCTAGAGATCGTCGAAATCGGTGACAGAATCGACCTGTAG
- a CDS encoding DUF2071 domain-containing protein has protein sequence MEQKLQRSRSLQERLGRVYHQPIDVESWTNKRITVNYRVPLEQLEQLVPDCVTVEEIRDTGTGMLSMCACDFSVTKLGPVPMPRVHTNEMLCRISVSVPKNGTQRRAYYTLRSDTSSRFLGLCGGFFSHFRKATSSFDRVDDGDTYALRCRADDSLCNGELTASMDSISDEPPETTAFDDVTEATDFVLELDGSCGYNFAKGKLSFQDIDYPDWDVSFCHDFSLDSSLIDYLETSFDLDLTFDCALYMGDVDQTWRRSWMYEPTPTFEETSGGHAVPADD, from the coding sequence ATGGAACAGAAATTACAACGTTCCCGTTCCCTTCAGGAACGTCTCGGTCGGGTCTATCACCAGCCTATCGACGTCGAATCGTGGACGAACAAGCGGATAACGGTGAACTATCGAGTACCGCTGGAACAACTCGAACAACTCGTTCCGGACTGTGTCACCGTCGAAGAGATTCGTGATACGGGAACCGGGATGCTAAGCATGTGTGCGTGCGATTTCTCGGTGACGAAACTCGGCCCTGTTCCAATGCCGCGGGTTCACACGAACGAGATGCTCTGTCGAATCAGCGTGTCGGTGCCGAAAAACGGGACACAGCGCCGTGCGTACTACACACTTCGTTCCGACACCTCGTCGCGCTTTTTGGGTCTGTGTGGTGGGTTTTTCTCGCATTTCCGGAAAGCAACGTCCTCGTTCGACAGAGTGGACGACGGCGACACGTACGCGCTCCGGTGCCGCGCGGACGATTCGCTCTGTAACGGCGAACTCACTGCGTCGATGGACTCCATCAGCGACGAACCGCCCGAAACCACGGCGTTCGACGACGTGACGGAAGCGACGGACTTCGTTCTCGAACTGGACGGCAGTTGCGGGTACAACTTTGCGAAGGGGAAACTTTCGTTCCAAGACATCGACTACCCCGACTGGGACGTGTCGTTCTGTCACGATTTCTCGCTCGATTCCTCGCTCATCGACTACCTCGAAACGTCGTTCGACCTCGACCTGACGTTCGACTGCGCCCTCTACATGGGCGACGTTGACCAGACGTGGAGACGGTCGTGGATGTACGAACCGACGCCGACGTTCGAGGAAACGTCCGGCGGGCACGCTGTCCCCGCGGACGACTAA
- a CDS encoding DUF7545 family protein: protein MVDADEVETATYSIEGPDGDSDELELPPGLIDLLREEDEARETVVGDMALVSFVQQAHAAVHHTQGEPDEEVVAIEERARELFEERLGITFEQATGHSH from the coding sequence ATGGTTGACGCAGACGAAGTCGAGACGGCAACGTACAGTATCGAAGGCCCTGACGGCGACAGCGACGAACTCGAACTGCCGCCGGGACTCATCGACCTGCTCCGCGAGGAAGACGAGGCGCGCGAAACGGTCGTCGGCGACATGGCACTCGTATCCTTCGTCCAGCAGGCCCACGCCGCGGTTCACCATACGCAGGGCGAACCGGACGAGGAAGTCGTCGCCATCGAAGAACGAGCGCGAGAACTGTTCGAAGAGCGACTCGGCATCACCTTCGAGCAGGCCACCGGCCACTCGCACTAA
- a CDS encoding FAD-dependent oxidoreductase, which yields MSEHPHVEIYTKENCPYCEKAKDLFDEKGIEYETYNVTGDDDLFSEMVERADGRKTAPEVFIDDELIGGWDETSALEETGELDDKLGIESADAGDDSATPEHRTLIVSGSGIAGLTAAIYAARGNNDPLILQGDEPGGQLTLTTDVENYPGFPDGISGPELINNMQEQAERFGAEVKTGIIEDVDDTSRPFRVELTNGEVYTTDALIAASGASARTLSIPGEDDLMGYGVSTCATCDGAFFRDEEMVVIGGGDAAFEEASFLTKFASKVYLVHRREEFRAEKYWQDRVQEKVDAGEIEIMKNTEVTEIHGSVEEGVDYVTMVTNPEGKPSQKLDDPETEEFEFDTGAVFLAIGHTPNTGYLEGTGVELDEEGYIRTLGGKGGGQTKTDVSGIFGAGDVVDFHYQQAVTAAGMGCKAALDADDYLETADLGEATAAQEGAAASDD from the coding sequence ATGAGCGAACATCCCCACGTCGAGATTTACACGAAGGAGAACTGCCCCTATTGTGAAAAGGCAAAAGACCTCTTCGACGAGAAAGGAATCGAGTACGAAACGTACAACGTGACTGGCGATGACGACCTCTTCTCCGAGATGGTCGAACGCGCCGACGGGCGCAAAACAGCGCCCGAGGTGTTCATCGACGACGAACTCATCGGTGGGTGGGACGAGACGAGCGCACTGGAAGAGACGGGCGAACTTGACGACAAACTCGGCATCGAATCCGCGGACGCTGGCGACGATTCCGCCACTCCGGAACACCGCACGCTTATCGTCTCCGGAAGCGGAATTGCGGGCCTGACTGCGGCAATCTACGCAGCACGCGGGAACAACGACCCCCTCATCCTGCAGGGCGACGAACCGGGCGGCCAGTTGACGCTCACCACGGACGTGGAGAACTACCCCGGATTCCCGGACGGCATCAGCGGCCCGGAACTCATCAACAACATGCAAGAACAGGCCGAGCGATTCGGGGCCGAGGTGAAAACCGGCATCATCGAGGACGTTGACGACACGTCCCGTCCGTTCCGCGTCGAACTCACGAATGGTGAGGTGTATACGACGGACGCGCTCATCGCGGCCAGCGGGGCGAGCGCCCGAACCCTCTCGATTCCGGGCGAGGACGACCTGATGGGCTACGGCGTCTCGACCTGTGCGACCTGCGACGGCGCGTTCTTCCGCGACGAGGAGATGGTCGTCATCGGCGGCGGTGACGCCGCGTTCGAGGAAGCCTCCTTCCTCACGAAGTTCGCGTCGAAGGTTTACCTCGTCCACCGACGCGAGGAGTTCCGCGCAGAGAAATATTGGCAAGACCGCGTGCAGGAGAAGGTCGATGCGGGCGAAATCGAGATTATGAAAAACACCGAGGTGACCGAGATTCACGGCTCGGTTGAGGAGGGCGTGGACTACGTGACGATGGTTACGAACCCCGAAGGGAAACCGTCCCAGAAACTCGACGACCCCGAAACCGAGGAGTTCGAGTTCGACACTGGTGCCGTGTTCCTCGCAATCGGCCACACGCCGAACACGGGCTACCTCGAAGGTACGGGCGTCGAACTGGACGAAGAGGGCTACATCCGAACCCTCGGCGGCAAAGGTGGCGGCCAGACGAAAACGGACGTGTCCGGCATCTTCGGCGCTGGCGACGTGGTGGACTTCCACTACCAGCAGGCCGTAACTGCCGCGGGAATGGGCTGTAAGGCCGCACTCGACGCAGACGACTACCTCGAAACCGCAGACCTCGGGGAGGCGACCGCCGCGCAGGAAGGTGCGGCGGCGTCCGACGACTGA